The window TCGTCCTAAAGTACGAGAAAATAAATCTCCGATTTTCAAATGGAAATTATACGAAGTAACCGATAGCGTCGATCTGATTGTTGACTTACCGCAACCTCCGATGAATAAATGATCTCCGCAGAATAACGAATTCGGGGCGTTGAAACTCTTGCCGTCGAGTAAATAGGTCACGTGACCGACCGTGTGTCCGGGGGTGAAAATAGCGGTGAATTTCAATCCGCTGTTCGGAATTAAAATCTCTTCGTTATCGACGACAGATCTgcaaaatatcgaaattcaCAACGATATATCGAGTGACTAAAATGAGAATGTTTCGTTTTCGGTCGGAGCAGACGTACTTCGTGACGTCTGGCACGTGGTCGTCCGCGTTACCAACTATCTGTAcgtttctatatttagatttgtAGAATTTATTTCCACCGCTGTGATCCCTACAAATACACAATTAATTAGTGATTTCATAGGGGGAAATATAGAGCTGGCCATCTTGTCTATAGACCAAATTCGGAATAGggagatttatggaggcagataTTTTTCCTGAAGTGGTCTagagatcaaatcactagcagacaatttgatgatgtaatGGAAAGGGGCTGTTGTTTTTGTAATTAGGGGGATCTTTAACGGAATCcagggttaaaggtaataccagtatATAAAACTGGCTCCTGGGTTCTTGTAGATGCTATCAAacttgatgatgtcatagggagttTTGATCTGACAGGACTCGGGGGCAATATGATGAGGTCATACGGGGACTAATGGAGAAAACACTCATTTCTGGATTGAAGcaaaaatttgatgatgtcatagggggatgtGACGTACCAGTGTTTATGAGTCGTAAGAACTGTTTGTAAATTCACTTCTTCTTTAGTAAGTATCGGTTGAATGGCGTCCGGATCAGCGGGGTCAATCAGTACGCCCGACCCGGTTTTCATATCTTTAATTAGATAACAGTAATTATCTAAACTAATCGGTATCGGTAAAATGCGTAGACCGCCGTCGAAATCCAGCGGTTCAACAACCGAGTGTCCGTTCTCGTATTTCTGGTTGGCTTTAGTAACGTCGCGACGATAATAGAAATATCCCAGACGTGTTCGAGTGTAGAAAAAATACCTGAAATATAGAATAGGAAAAACTAATGAGGCCGCGAGGAGGGTTGAGGGCATCATATCGGCTGCTACCCCGGATTTCAATCTGTCTCTGTGCATTAGGCCCTTCCCACTCCAGCTAGCAGAACCTACAACCGTCACTAGCCCGAAATGACTAAGCAGTGATGAATGCCCAACATTACCCAATTTTCGGAGAGCGTACTAAGGGGGAGCTAGAGCTTGATTAGTGTTTACCTACTATTCATTTCACTTCATGTTTTAGTTAGCCTAGTTAGTAATAGTAGTAGCATAGTATATTTACCCTATTTTGAAGAGTGTACTGCCCTGTTTTGCCATATTGTTCAGTTTTCTGTAAGCATATAAACACACGCATATAAATACAACCACAGCTGAGTAAACTAATATCATTCCTAACAGTATTAACGGTAGATTTCAGCGATTTTTggatttttctgaaaatgaaaaatggtaCGTAGCAGGGGTTTTCCAGGGAATCACCGTTTTCGGAATTTCCTCACGAATCCCGGCCTTTCCTCTACGGAAGccctgtctgtcacacctactctccgtgcgacgttttggtccgtaatttcgttaataatcggtttatctacctttattatgcatcaatttgttcagtgaggaatttgaACACCGCTGTACAGTAGGTGACATaagagataatttttttcataatttcgacttaataagtcgaatttcgagataataagtcgaatttcgtgttaattaagtcgaatttcgacttgaTAAGTCAaaattcgacataataagtcgaatttcgtgtaaattaagtcgaatttcgccgaaaataaaactcgaaattcga is drawn from Tubulanus polymorphus chromosome 10, tnTubPoly1.2, whole genome shotgun sequence and contains these coding sequences:
- the LOC141911885 gene encoding putative thioesterase PNKD isoform X1, encoding MILVYSAVVVFICVCLYAYRKLNNMAKQGSTLFKIGYFFYTRTRLGYFYYRRDVTKANQKYENGHSVVEPLDFDGGLRILPIPISLDNYCYLIKDMKTGSGVLIDPADPDAIQPILTKEEVNLQTVLTTHKHWDHSGGNKFYKSKYRNVQIVGNADDHVPDVTKSVVDNEEILIPNSGLKFTAIFTPGHTVGHVTYLLDGKSFNAPNSLFCGDHLFIGGCGRMFEETAATMQQSLDRISNLHEDTLLWPGHEYALDNLEFARYINPNNQKLQEKHDWVKTQREKRLSTVPSSIWEEKQYNPFLRTDDPMLLSAIGLLEQYNTEPDSTRVQMLLSLRQSKDKFKYKL
- the LOC141911885 gene encoding putative thioesterase PNKD isoform X2 yields the protein MAKQGSTLFKIGYFFYTRTRLGYFYYRRDVTKANQKYENGHSVVEPLDFDGGLRILPIPISLDNYCYLIKDMKTGSGVLIDPADPDAIQPILTKEEVNLQTVLTTHKHWDHSGGNKFYKSKYRNVQIVGNADDHVPDVTKSVVDNEEILIPNSGLKFTAIFTPGHTVGHVTYLLDGKSFNAPNSLFCGDHLFIGGCGRMFEETAATMQQSLDRISNLHEDTLLWPGHEYALDNLEFARYINPNNQKLQEKHDWVKTQREKRLSTVPSSIWEEKQYNPFLRTDDPMLLSAIGLLEQYNTEPDSTRVQMLLSLRQSKDKFKYKL